CCGCAAGCAAATCTTGGCGCGATTCCGCTTGACCGCTTAGGCGAACTCTGGTGGGCTCAGCGGCACGATGCTGTTCTTCTGGCAGTCAAAGCACATCCAGATACGCCGCTTCTACTACTAGGTGACTCGATTACGCAGAACTATGAGAAGTCGAAGCTCCCCGACGAAAACTTCCAACCCACCTGGCAGACCTTTTACGGAGCACGAAGCGCCATTAACCTCGGCTTCAGTGGAGATACAACGGCTAATCTACTCTGGCGCATAAAGAATGGAGAACTCGGCGGTGTATCTCCTAAGGTGGTCGTCGTCCTGATCGGCACCAACAATACGGGTGTAGCGAACCAAAGCGCCGTTCAGACCCAGGTTGGTATCGACGCGGTCGTTGCCGAATTAGAACAACGTCTTCCCTCAACACACATCCTGCTGATCGGCTTGCTGCCGAGTGAGCTTTCACCACAAAAATCGGCTGTAGATCAGGAGGTCAATCGCTATCTCGCTCGCGTTTATTCCGAGAACCCACGCGTCACATATCTCGATATCAGCAGCATCTTCTTTCTGAATGGCAGGCTCAACGCTGCCATCTACTACGACCCGCGACTGCCCGGCCATCCTGGTGCGTTGCATCCCGACACAAAGGGGCAGTACAAGATGGCAGAGGCAATCGAGCCTACATTAGCACGCTTATTGGGCGAGAAACCGCGCAGATCTCTCGAGTCGATGACGGATATCAATACGGCTCTGATCCCTGTCGAGCGTCTCGAACAAGACTCCTACGACTGGTACGCCCGTCACCATGCCGAACTAGCTATTGGAAAGATGATGAATCCGCGAATCGTCCTCATCGGCGATTCGATCACCCATTTCTGGGCAGGTGTGCCAGCCGCATCACACCTCAATGGAGAGCCCGCATGGCAGCATGCGTTTGGCGATATATCTGTTCTCAATCTGGGCTTTGGCTGGGACCGTACACAAAATGTTCTCTGGCGACTCCGTCAGGGCGAGTTCGATGAACTTCATCCAGACTTCATCATCGTGAACATCGGTACTAACAATCTGACCGGAACAGAGAACGCACGCGCTAGTTCACCGGCTGAGGTCGTTGACGGCATCGAGGAGATTTGCCGCGAGCTGAAAAATCGTTCCCCGACGAGCTCAATTATCCTTATGTCCATCTTCCCTCGTGGCTTCGCCCCGGAGGATCCCCTTCGTGAACCGATTCGCCGAGTCAATCAGCTCTTGGTCGAACGTTTTGAAAACAGACCAGGCATTAAAATCGTCGACCTAGGACCGAAGTTTCTTGCATCAGATCAGACCCTGCCCAAGTCGCTGATGCCTGACGGAGTACACCCGAGCAATGCCGGCTACGAAATCTGGGCAGATGCCCTCCTGCAAGCATTCCGGTAAATCAACGGATCATCGGTGCATGCATGGACCGGAAGGGTCCTACTCCAAAAGCAAGACCATAGTCGGTCTGATTCCACAGCATAGACCACGATGATTTTATGAACACAGGGGGTATAGGGTTCTTAGCTTATAAAGCAAAGAAAATGGGCTGAACCCCCACGGTCAGCCCACGCCCACTGGTTAGAAACTTGATGCCAATTTGATGCCAAACAGAGCCCGGAATGCCGGCTTCTGCCCACTCTACCGGCTATTATCCCATTTAGAATGTGCAGCCGTCCACCTTTAGCACACCTTCACACGGTGGAAGTCGTAGGTTCGAATCCTGCTGTGCCCACCACGAAGATCATCATTTGTGGGAGTGTATCGTATTGTCAGAGCAAGATGAAAAAGCGACTGACCAGCCCGTCAACAGAATAAGGCACTACGCTGACATCCTGAACCCTCTCTTCTGGTGTGATGACTTCAATCAAGTCCACCGGATGTTTGAATGGGCTTGCACTATGGTGCGTGTGACGGGGATGCAGGATACAGGTTGGGATTCCTACACGGAATCCATCGCATTTCTAGAGGATTGCTCTCAACTACAACGGCTTCAGTTACCGGAAGACAGCTTTCCCAATCCGGCCAACACCCAAGCGCGTATTGCGCTCATGTCTTATAGCCACATGATCGAGATGAGCGTTCCATACGATCTTTTAGCGAACCTGTTGCGATTGCGCCTCGGCCTGAAATACTCTACGTCACCCCTGATTCACTTAAACAAACGTAAAGGTTATAAGGTAAGCGGTGTCAAGAAGACTCGCATCGTTCCTGCAAATCCAATTGCCAAGATTGAAGAAATCGAAAAAATGGCAGTTCAAGCAGGCTTTGCAGAGGTAGGCGCTGCGTTGAAAGGCATCTACAGCCACACCATTCGGAACGCGGTATTTCATTCTGACTACGCTATACACGACGATAGCGTGCGGATACTGTCCGGCAGCTATCAACTGATTAGCTTCGATGAATTAGCGCGATTGACGAACGATGCTTTTGCATTTCATTCGGCGCTCCTGCTGCTTTGGAAACGTCAACGAAAGTTATTCATTGATTTCCGTGGCAAAATTCTGCCTTACGATGATCGCTACAAAGGTGTTATAGAGTTCACGTTCGAAGGCGATTCGCTAAATGGCTTCCGTACGTATTGGCCTAACGGAACGGTTGGAATATGTACACGTGATGCCGATGGTCAGAGCCACGCACAGAACATCGTATTTCCGCACGATGGAAGCATTGATTTCTTCGTTGGTTTGCCTCCTTCGCGACCCTCCTCAGCGGGCCTGTTCGAGACTGTTACGAAACTCAGGTTCGGGTTTACGGGCGAGTTGAACGACAAAGGCGCGCCCTCCGGCGCGCCTTTTAATTCCTCGGTCTTGGCCTACTTTCCGAGG
This DNA window, taken from Edaphobacter lichenicola, encodes the following:
- a CDS encoding GDSL-type esterase/lipase family protein, giving the protein MNFLGRLLALLLVLISVASSQTSPQANLGAIPLDRLGELWWAQRHDAVLLAVKAHPDTPLLLLGDSITQNYEKSKLPDENFQPTWQTFYGARSAINLGFSGDTTANLLWRIKNGELGGVSPKVVVVLIGTNNTGVANQSAVQTQVGIDAVVAELEQRLPSTHILLIGLLPSELSPQKSAVDQEVNRYLARVYSENPRVTYLDISSIFFLNGRLNAAIYYDPRLPGHPGALHPDTKGQYKMAEAIEPTLARLLGEKPRRSLESMTDINTALIPVERLEQDSYDWYARHHAELAIGKMMNPRIVLIGDSITHFWAGVPAASHLNGEPAWQHAFGDISVLNLGFGWDRTQNVLWRLRQGEFDELHPDFIIVNIGTNNLTGTENARASSPAEVVDGIEEICRELKNRSPTSSIILMSIFPRGFAPEDPLREPIRRVNQLLVERFENRPGIKIVDLGPKFLASDQTLPKSLMPDGVHPSNAGYEIWADALLQAFR